One Oryza brachyantha chromosome 3, ObraRS2, whole genome shotgun sequence DNA segment encodes these proteins:
- the LOC102716114 gene encoding cyclin-D5-1-like: MEAEDEYSAGCSFSLMCQEDGTDLDDDGFAGDGRGDLLLIYNAAAGEDGDDEVEEYMDHLVSKESGFCSSSSCFSDAGGGELAPPEMEAVEWFLRARRATVKWILETRGCFGFCHRTAYLAIAYFDRFCARRCIDRSVMPWAARLLAVACVSLAAKMEEYRAPALSEFRAGDDDGYEFSCVSIRRMELLVLSTLDWRMGAVTPFEYLPCLSSRLRRGNGGGGSGAGALVSVKAAALIFSAVEAASVLDHRPSTVAAAAVLAATHGALTRETLDPKMSSLSPSFLLDKEDVYACYSLMLSQSTTPASTTTTTTGKRSSSSSCSDSTDAASIYDSAAAPFEAAASCDSKRMRLELPGGIHR, translated from the exons ATGGAAGCAGAGGACGAGTACTCGGCCGGGTGCTCCTTCTCCCTCATGTGCCAGGAGGACGGCACcgacctcgacgacgacgggttcgccggcgacggccgcggaGACCTGCTGCTGATCTAcaatgccgccgccggcgaggacggcgacgatgagGTGGAGGAGTACATGGACCATCTTGTGTCCAAGGAGAGCGGCTTctgctcctcgtcgtcgtgcttctccgacgccggcggcggcgagttgGCACCGCCGGAGATGGAGGCAGTGGAGTGGTTCcttcgcgcgcgccgcgccaccgtcaaGTGGATCCTCGAG ACGCGAGGGTGCTTCGGGTTCTGCCACCGCACGGCGTACCTGGCGATCGCCTACTTCGACCGATTCTGCGCCCGGCGATGCATCGAC AGGTCGGTGATGCCgtgggcggcgcggctgctcgCCGTGGCGTGCGTGTCGCTGGCGGCGAAGATGGAGGAGTACCGGGCGCCGGCGCTGTCGGAGttccgcgccggcgacgacgacggctacGAGTTCAGCTGCGTCTCCATCCGCCGCATGGAGCTGCTCGTGCTCTCCACGCTCGACTGGCGCATGGGCGCCGTCACGCCCTTCGAGTACCTCCCCTGCCTCTCGTCTAGGCTCCGCCGaggcaacggcggcggtggctccggcgccggcgcgctcgTCTCCGTCAAGGCCGCCGCCCTCATCTTCTCCGCCGTTGAAG CGGCGAGCGTGCTCGACCACCGGCCGTCcacggtggccgccgccgccgtcctcgcggCGACCCACGGCGCGCTGACGAGAGAGACATTGGATCCCAAGATGAGCAGCCTCTCCCCGTCTTTCCTCCTCGACAAG GAGGACGTGTACGCGTGCTACAGCCTGATGCTGAGCCagtcgacgacgccggcgagcaccacgacgacgacgaccggcaaaagatcgtcgtcctcgtcgtgcTCCGATTCCACCGACGCCGCAAGTATAtacgactccgccgccgcccccttcgaggcggcggcgagctgcgaCAGCAAAAGGATGAGGCTGGAGCTGCCGGGAGGCATCCACCgatga